TACTGATTGGCAACGTTATCTTCCCTTTTTGGAAAACGACGTGGTGCAGCGTATTGGACGCATGCGGAAAACGGAAGATCAGTTGCGGACGGTTTGTGCCCATTTACTGACGAAGATGATGTTGGTGACAACTTACGAAATGGAATTGTCTGAAATTCGCTTTACCAAAGATTCAAACGGTAAATACCAACTAGGACAAGACCTTCACTTCAATCTCTCCCATTCCGGAAGTTATGTGGCATGTGCCATTAGTGATTTTCCGGTTGGAATTGATGTGGAACAGCAGGTAACAAGGGACTTCTCCCTCTTTCAAACATTGTGGAGCGAAGAGGAGAATCACTTCTATAAGCTTCTTGAACAGGAAGCTTTCTATGCCCTCTGGACTGCTAAGGAAAGTTACGGGAAATATAAAGGGTTTGGTTTACACGATTCTTTAATGGAGGCAACGATTCGGCAAGATGGATCGATTCATCACCCCGCCTCACGTGTAAAAGCCCGTACCATACCTTTTTTCCCTGCACCTGGTTACAGTGCAGCTGTCTGTTTGGAGGATTCCTTGGAAAACGTGACGCACGTTCAGTGGGCACAAATTGAAACGTTTTTCAGGGAAAAGGTTGGAGAAATTGATTTTAACAAGCCTGTAACCAAGTAAAAGGTTACAGGCTTAATCCATTCATCTTATACTCGCTGAACATTATTAATTACTACTTTGCTTTTAGGCAAGCTTGGAATACTTACTTTGCTGTAGCTTAAATCCTGTTCCGGAACATCGTATGTCATTTGGTTAACTAGGAAATCCAGACTCACTTTCATCATCTCAATCGTCACCCATTCCCCCGCACAGCGATGGCCTAAATAGTAATCGCCGCCCCCTTGCGGAATAAAGCTGAACGGACTGCCATCCCAGTTTTCAAAACGGCTCGGTTGAAACACTTCGGGATTCCCCCAAATATTCGTATCATGATTCGTTCCGTATAAATCCAATAAAGTTAATGTACCCTTTTCAAACGTATAATCCTTCCATGTAAAATCTGCTTTTACTTCCGCGGCGGCAAAAGGGAAGAATGGATAAAAACGGCGCACCTCCTGCACAAACATCTGTGTATTTTTTTCGTTGCCGGACTGAAGCTTCTTCCGCTCTTCCGGATAATGGTGGGCAGCCAATGCTGAAAAAGTAATATAGACCGCAATCGCTACAATCGGCCTTAATATATTGATTACTTCTACAGAAGCGACCTCCTGATCAAGAAGATTCCCTTCCAAATCACGATGCCATGAAAAAGTATACAGTGCTGTACCTTCTTCCGGATTCAGTTTCCCCTCGCGCACTTGGTCGATGAGGTTCCCCATCCACTTTTCCACCCGGTTTCGTGCATGTCTGCCAGCCCAGTGCGATGGTCCGATTGCCGTTGCCGATTCAAACATCGCTCTAAAATCGTCGGCGAGCTTTTTCATGTCCTTGTCTTCCACCGGTACCCCCGCCCACTCACAGGCAGTACGGCACATAATTTCCAGCGCTTCCTCGTAAAGAACAACGTCGTCCATCTCCTGCCATTTAGTTAAAGCCGTGTCCCACTGTTTCGCGGCAATTTCATTCAGTTTTTTAAGTCGGTCCTGGGACATTATGGACATAAACATCTTTTTCCGGTGCTTATGGGCATCTCCATCCAGTGTCTGAACACCCTTTTTGCCGAATAATGTTTCGGCAACACGGTTTGGTGCAACGCCTGCCCTTTTAAACTTACTGTTATCGTAAAAAAGATCAGCCGCTTCCTTTCCGCCCATACAGACCGCCTTTTTTCCAAGCAATCGTGTTTCGAACAGATCGGAATGAAAGCTTTGTCTTCTATTTAAAATATACAAATAACCTTCTCTCAGAAGATTCAGGCTGTGGTCAATTCCTTCTTCCTTTGGCACCGAGTTTGTCATCTACTTCATCTCCTTTTTTCTAAAAACATTGTCGGTAACCAATTCCCTGTTTATTCTTCAAAAAAACTTGCTTCCATTTGAACGGAAAAAACAGGCGGCGAAAATTTTCACCACCTGTTTATTCTTATACGAACTCTGCTTCTGCAGACGCCTCACGCTTGAGCTGATCCATAATTTTTGCTGTAGAATAAACTGCCCCACAGCGGCCTGCCACATAGTTGATCGCCATTTCGTGCTCAGCTTGTGTAAAATCAGCTACTGCATCGGCAATGAAAAACGGCTTAATGTCCGACATGAAAGCCTCTCCAGCAGTCATGAGGCAACCGATATGGGCGTAAACCCCGCAAATGATTAACTGATCTCGGCCTTGTTCGTTCATCATTTCCAGTAAATTAGATTTTTTAAATGCACTGTAGCGCCATTTTTTCAATACGATATCGGCCTTGCCTGGCGCCAATTCATCGATTACTTTTGTAATATTCGGATCGTCTTTTAGTCCTGTTCCCCAAAAATCAGTCAGTAATGCGCGATCCTCTGGTTTTTGATTTCCCGATTGTGCCGTATAGACAACTGGAATGCCAAGTTCATCGCATTGTTTTCTGATTGCTTTTATGTTGGCGATCATTTCACGAACTAATGATGAATCCTTCTCATAGTAATCGATAAAGTATTGCTGCATATCGTGAATGAGCAGGACAGACTTGTTGGGATCGACTTCCCAACCTACTTTATTTTTTGGAAGATTGCTTTCTTTTGGCATTTTATATGATGAGATCGCTGGAATAGCCATCTAAATCACTCCTTTTTCTTTGTTGGTGAACCCTGTTGTATTTCATATAAATAGTCGTTAAATATTCTTCAGCTGCTCTGTATCGATACCCATTGCGCAAAGCATTGTCTGGAATTTCGCACCCGTCTCAGCCAATTCTTCTTCAGGCTTCGATTCGCTCACAACGCCTGCTCCCGCAAATAATCGTAATGAATCGCCATTTGCCTCTGCACAGCGAATCGTCACAACCCATTCCCCATCGCCTTCAGCATCACACCAACCGACTGTCCCTGTAAAGAAGCCTCGGTCAAACGGTTCAATTTCTGTGATTGCCTGTCTTGCCTTTTCCGTTGGTGCGCCACAAACAGCTGGTGTAGGCTGCAGGGCAATAGCTAAATCCAACGATGAGGTATCCGCTTTCAGGAGCTCTCCTTTAATGACTGTCGAAAGATGCATCATCGTTTCCGTATACACGACTGACGGTTTTTCCGGGACTTCGATCGTTTTTAGTAATGGACGCAATCCCTTGACGACTGCTTCCACTACGACCGCATGCTCATGTAAATCCTTTGGTGACGAAAGCAGTTCCTCTTCACGTCTTTGGTTCTCTACCGGATCTTCACTTCTAGGTCTTGAGCCGGCCAATGGATTCGCGATGGCGTACATCCCTTGTCTTGAAACAAGCAGCTCCGGACTAGCCCCGATGAGCGAAGCCTTTTGATTTCCGTATTCAATCGGTGCTGCAAACGTATATCCATGTTTGTTTTGATACGCAAGATTTCGTAACAGCTGCGGAAGGTCGATCGGCTCATTGAGACCTACTTCCAGTGAACGTGCCAGTACAATTTTATCAAGTTCGCCGTTTTTTATTCTTTTAATGCCTTGTATGACACCTTGCTTATAGTGCTCTGGTGATGGATTGGATACGAGCCGATTCACAGTAACAGATGCTGAAGCGGTCACTGCCCTTTCCTCCTGCTGCAATGATGGTGCGATTTGGATAGATTCCGGAACAAGTAAACATGCCTTTTTATAGTAATCAAATGGCACCGCGCCTGCTACGACAGGTCGTGGATATCCTTGTTCTTTGGCTTTCTTCAACGCGCTCGCCACTCTATCGGACAATCCTTCCATCTGGTTTTGAAATGGTTCACCCGCTGGCACGTGCATGAATACACCTTTGCCTAATATCGTTCTTTTTGGTGTTTCAATGAAAAAATCACCAACTTCATACTCATCTAAAAGTTCATGTTCGATTAGTGCTTTTTGTTTGCTTACCATATTACCGCTCCTTTTCGTTTCACTACTCTGAATTCAAAAGACAGACTTAGCTCGCTCCCAATGTTGCGCCGCCATCCACGACAAGATTGCTCATCGTAATATGGCTTGAGTGCTCGGACAGGAAAAACAGGATAGCGCCGACAATATTGTCCGGTTGTGCAATCTTTTTCAGCGGAATCCCTACTTTATACGTTTCAGGCATTCCTTTAATCATAACTTCAGCTCCATGATCATCGGACCACATCGAACGTTGCATATCCGTATCGGTCGAGCCTGGTGAAACGATATTGCAGCGTATATTATGCTCTGCCAGCTCTAAACCAAGACATTTTGTAAACATGACCGTTGCCGCCTTTGATGCTGCATAGGCCGCCATAGAAATTCTCGGTACACTTGCGGCATTTGATCCGACTGTTACAATTGAACCTGCATTTCTTTGAATCATATAACGGCTTACCGCTCTTGAAACATAAAACACACCTGTCGTATTAATTGAAAAAATCCTTGCCCAGTCACGGTCAGTACATGATTCGACCGGTCCTGTAGCCAATGCACCTGCTACATTGACGAGCATTTCAATTGGCCCGATTTCGTTTTCCACTTTCTCTACAACTGCATCAATGGCGTTACTATCTCCGACATCTGCAGGAAAGGCGAAAACTTCGTGGTCCTGCTCTATTAAACCAATCACATGGCTTCTCAATTTCTCCTCGTTATAATCGATTACAGCAACTTTTACTCCTAATGTAGCCAAGCTTTTGACAAGGCTTGCGCCAATTCCCTGGGCTCCGCCTGTCACAAGTGCAACTTTCCCTCTTAACTCCTGAAAGTTCACTTCAACACTTCCTTTCGTTTACAGTTATGTAAAGACAGCTTGATTTCTTATTAGAATCAACAATCAATAATGATAATCATTATCAATTGATTCTATTAGCAATGATAGGCCTAACATTTTACAACGTCAAGAGACATTCAAACATTCCAATAGAAAGACCTAAGTTTCGGTTTAGTGCTGATTTAAAGAAGTAATATTCAGCATTTTCGAAAAATTTATAAGGAAAATTGATTTAACAAAATCCAAATAAAGGAATAAATATGAACTTTCTCTCCTCTATTATGTAGTCTTATCAATTCATTACTGCCCCCTAGAGAAGCTATCATTGTGTAAATATTTGGCCAGAAATACATTCTTGGAAAAGAGAGCGATAGGAATATTGAATTACTGCACAATAGATTATGGAACTTCTTCGTTTTTTCCTGTAAATATTTAAATTATTTTAATGTAGAACACCGTTAAATACCTGCTACTAAAACATTCCCAAGCTTTGAATTCCATAAAAATTAATACAAGACTGAAAAATTTTGTTTAACTAGCGCTTGTTTGTGTTAATTACAGTAATAACACTTTTTTCTGTAAACAGAAAAAAGCTATACATAAAACGTGCATGACAGTTTTACTTAGAAAATGAAATAAAAAGGACGTGGTACATGAATGTTGGAAATCGTGAATTTTTTGAATAAGTATGTTTGGAGTAATGCGTTAGTATTTTTATTTTTGGCAGTCGGTCTCATATTTACGTTGAGAACTCGATTTGTTCAAGTTCGACGCTTTAAAGATATGATCACATTGCTGTTTGAAAAAAATAATGACAGTGCAGGGATTTCTTCTTTCCAGGCATTGGCGATGTCATTGGGCAGTCGTATCGGTACAGGTAATATTGTCGGTGTTGCAGCGGCCATCAGCCTCGGTGGTCCTGGTGCAGTTTTCTGGATGTGGGTTATGGGATTTTTAGGTGCAGCCACTTCATTTATTGAAATTACCCTTTCTCAAATTTTCAAAAGTAAAATCGAAGGTGAATACCGCGGCGGAACTCCGTTTTATATTTACAAAGGCTTGAATTTAAAATGGTTTTCCATTATTTCAGCGACGATTTTAATTATCGTTATCGGTATTTTATGGCCGACAGTACAGGCGAACACGATTGCTTTAACGGCTCAGGAATCGTTCAATGTTCCCCCACTTGTAACAGGTCTGCTGCTTGCTACATTAATGGCTGTAATTATTTACGGTGGTGTAAAGCGAATCGCTACTGTTTCAGAATATTTGGTTCCGTTTATGGCATTAGCATACGTGACAATTTGTATCGCATTATTAGTCGTTAACATTTCTGAAATTCCGGCGATGTTTTCATTAATCGTAACAAGTGCGCTTAACTTGAATGCTACATTTGCAGGTCTAGTCGGTACAGCCATCGCAATGGGTGTTCAGCGTGGTGTATTCTCAAGTGCTGCCGGGTTAGGTACGGAAACGTTTGAATCCGGTGCAACGAGTGTTTCGCACCCTGCCAAACAAGGTTTAGTACAGGCATTTTCTATTTACATCGATACGTTTCTAATCTGTACAGCGACAGCCTTTATGATTTTAATTACAGGTATGTACAATGTTGCGCCAAGTGCTGGCGAGGCCATCGTATCGAACATTCCAGGTGCTAACCCTGAAATTTATACACAGTCGGCAATGAGTACACTGATCTCTCCGACATTCGGTCAGTACTTTATGACAATTTCATTATTCCTGTTCTGTTTTACTACGTTAATTACGTACTTCTACAAAATGGATACGAACATTGCCTTCATTAAAGAAACGCTGAATATCGGCAAAGCAGGCAAATTTATTACACATGCTGCCCGCATCGGCCTTCTAGGTATGGTTATTTTCGGTGCAGTGAATTCGGCTACCCTCATTTGGGCGATTACCGATTTAGGTGTCGGAATGCTCGGTTGGGTAAACGTCATTACGGTCGTACTGCTTTCTAAAACAGCTTTAATCGCATTGAAAGATTACGATATGCAAAAACGATTGGGGCTTAACCCAACATTCAACCCGTTAGTATTAGGTATTAAAAACGCGGATTTCTGGGAAGACCTCGAAGCAAGATCTTCGATACCAAATACCGTTCCTTCAAAAGGAAAAACGGTCGTTGCGAAGAAAGTTCAAGAGCGTCTGCAACCAGTACCGAATCCGTTTTCTGAATAAATGAGAGGCTGACCATTGCTGAATTTTCGGGTTATGGTCAGCTTTTTTATTTATTATTCCCTTCATATATGGTTCAATTATAGAACAAACGTTCTAATTAAGAGGTGAAGTTTATGCACATCGAACGATTGCACATCCGCATCATGATTACTTGCTCGATTGTGGGCTTTGCCAAACGTGAAGCATTGGCCGCAAGCTATCCGGCAGAGGCAATTGATGAACTGGAACAGCACGGTTATATTGCCCGAACACGCTATGGCCATTATTACAATACGAAGCTTGCCGCACAGTATTTAAGAAAGTTCATTACAACGTACAGCCCGCGCTTAAAGGTTCCGGAGATGGTGGAACTGTTGAAACATGCACCCGAATATGTCGTCGTCGATATTGAAACGACGGGTGGTTCTGCTGCCAGAGGTGATAAAATTGTGGAGATTGCTGCACTGAAAATACGCAACGGAGAAATGGTGGATCTTTTCCACCGGTTTGTGAATCCGGAAAAACCGATCAAAAATTCGCATATTCACGGGATTACTAATGAACGCGTAAAAGATGAGCAAACGATCTCCCCTGTCATTCACGCCTTTAAAGATTTTTTAGGTGATTTGCCGATTGTCAGTCACCATATCGGGTTTGACTGGTACAGCTTCCTCGCACTCGAGTTTTTCCGAAATGGCATTCGTCCAACGAATCCGGCAGCCTGTACGGTACTGCTTGCGCGCAAATATTTGGACAGTCCGAGAAATAATTTAAATGTCATTGCCGAGACATATAACATCCCGCTCCTTAACCACCATACTGCCGATGCGGATGCGATTTGCGCCAATGAAATACTGCAGCTTATTTTGAAAAAAGCGACTGCACAGTAGGAGAAACGGTTCTATTAGTGCGATCGCTTTTTTGTTTTGTGAGTTTATTAGAATAGTTGTGACGGTTATTAGAAAATGTTGGCCGGGTATTAGAACATTTGGGTGCTTTATTTGAAGATGTCGGCTGTTTATTAGAACAACTCACTGGTATATTAGAAAGTCTTACTTTATTAGAACAATGCAGGTCGTTATTAGAACTCTATTTGAAACTATTTCCAGTCTGTCGTCGTAGAATATAACAAATGGAGGTGGACGGATGAGGAACTTCTCATTATATATGATGTTTGTCGGGATATTGATCACTGCCATAAGCGGGAACTGGATCATCTTTAATTATGGTAACGTAACAATTTCTCCGAAAGCTTCATATGTTGGTTTCGGAATTGGGTTAGTGCTTGTAGCGGGCACATTTATCATGAGCCGTTTCTCTACGTACCATGAAATTTCAAGTACAGATGATAAACGAGACGCTTTAAACAGGTGGCTTATGGGAAATTATCCGGTTAATAAATGGTTGATTGTCCTCATTATTCTTCCACTTGTGATTGCACCGTTTTACAACTGGCTGCTGCTTTTTACATTAATTAAGTGGTATTTAATTGCTGGGAGTATGATAGCCGGGATAATTTTTATTCTGCAAGGTGAACGGGTTGAAGATGATGCGGATTGGCAGTACAAAGGGAAAACTAAGAACTATACTCTTATTATTAGATAGGTACGAAACAGTAAATTTTCGCATACTTTAGCAACAATAAAAAAAGAGGTGAACGATTGAATTCGAATCAAGATTATACTGCAGCGCAACCGCAGTTTACATTCGATGTTAATAAAAATCCGTTGTTCGTTAAAGACCAGCATAATTTTATCAACCTGCTTGGCGTTGGCCAGTTAAATACGCTGGATAATATATCGCTGCTTGATATTTATTTGAGTGCCAATAATGTCATTGAGCCGCACTACCACCAAAATGCTGCAGAACTTGTTTACTGTATTACGGGGAGTGCGGTTGTTTCGATTTTGAATCCGTTTACGAAACAGCTGATGCATTTCCCGATTAGCCCCGGTCAAGTGGCGAACGTTCCTCAAGGGTGGTGGCATTATGAAGTCGCTACGCAAAACAACACGCATCTCCTTGCCATTTTTAATGCTCCGACACCGGAAGTGATTTTAGGTTCCGACCTGCTCAAGCTGACACCGGCAAATATTATGGCCCATACTTATGGGATGAACGAAAATTTATGGCAGCAGGCAGTGGCCCCTGTCAGACCAAATACGTTCATCGGTCCGCCAAACCCTTGGCAGCATACTCAGCCCGGTAATTATGGCGGCGGGTATGAGCAGTGATTGATATCGGTCAAAGGGATCAAATTTCAAAAAGTGCTTGATAAATGGGATGTTCATGTTATGATTATTGTGAATTTAACCTAATACTGGAAGCAGATAATCTGCTCGTTAAACTACTAGGGGCGCCTTTATGGCTGAGAAGTACCCTTTGCACCTGATCTAGGTAATACTAGCGTAGGAAAGTAGTGTCGATCCCCTATTTTTATTTTTGTATAGGCTACGATACCACTTTCTTAATTGAAAGTGGTTTTTTTGTTGCAAAAATTATTATAAAGGATGGTAGAAATGAATAAAACGAGAAAACTTACATACTCCGCGATTATCGCAGCAATTACAACGATTCTCAGCAGTTTGGTGTATATCCCATTAGGTTTTGCAAAAATTTTTCCGATTCAGCACTTTGCCAATGTCGTCTCGGCGGTACTGCTCGGTCCATGGTATGCGGTGTTACAGGCATTTCTTACTTCGACGTTAAGAAACTTGATGGGGACAGGCAGTATCTTTGCCTATCCGGGAAGCATGATCGGCGCACTTCTCGCTGCATTTTTATTTACGAAAACGAAGAAGCTGGCGTTTGCAGCGGTAGGTGAAGTGATTGGAACAGGGTTGCTCGGTGCGATGGCTACTTATCCGATTGCAATTTTATTTTTAGGTCAGGAAGCGGCGCTGTTCGGTTTTGTCCCGGCATTTATGATGAGTTCATTTGCGGGTGCGCTTTTAGGTTATGGCTTGCTGAAGGTGATGGTGAGAAACAGGGCTTTTGGCGGGATGCTTTATCAGAATGTTGGGTGATTAGCTGGGCAAGGGTTTTTATTAGAAGGTTTCGGGGGGTTATTAGAACTTCGGGATGGGGTATTAGAACTTTCGCGGATTTTATTAGAACAATTTAATAACGGAGAATACTTTTCACCGGCATACCGATTTTATTAGAAGATTTGAGCGGTTATTAGAACTTCTAAGTAGGAAATTTGAAGATCTATGGATGATATTAGAACAAATCACATACTTATTAGAACAACCGCCACTTATATTAGAAAATCTCACTTTTATTAGAAGATCTTAAAATATATTGGAACAACTCAGACCTTTATTAGAAAATGAAGCGCCGGGTATCGATGCATGACACCCGGCACATTTTATTAAGCTAAATTAATCTGCCATGACACGCCGTAACGGTCATTTATCCAGCCAAACTTCTTACTGAAACCGTAATCACCGATTGGCATTAGCGGATGGCCGCCTTCAAGCAGTTTTTCATATAGATGGTCGGTTTCCTCTTCTGTATCACATGTAATAAAAATGGAGAATGACGGTGTGAAGTCAAATTCATGTTTTAAATTACTGTCAATGCACATGAATTCCTGGCCTTTAATAGAAAAAGTTGCCTGCATGACTTTCCCTTCGTCTCCGCCTTCATTTGCCCCATAGCGGACAATGCTCGTAATTTCCGTGTCCTCAATAATTGATGTATAGAAGTTCATTGCTTCTTCTGCAACACCGCCTTGGAACATTAAAAATGGTTTTGCGCTTTTCATTGTACTCTTCCCCTTCTGAATTCAAATTTCCACCACTTCAATTTAGCCTATTTTAACCTTTTTCGCGAACTTTTCTACCTATAAAAAGGCATCTCCTTACTCGAAGATGCCTTTCGTTTAATATTTAAATTTCGCGATAACGAGCTGTAATTCCTGTGCCAGTTCCGTTAAAGCTTGTGCCGATGATGAAATTTCTTCAATCGCGATGAGCTGCTGTTCCGAAGATGCGGCAACTTCTTCTGAAACCATATAAAGATATATTAGAACGATTCAACCTTTTATTAGAAAATCTTCCCCGAAAATTCAATCACCGGATGGCCATAATCCGCACCCTGTGTTTCATTTTACGTTCCCTAACCTTGATAGCTCACTTTTCCGGTCTCGACTAATTCCTTCAGACCCATGAACATTAAGTTCCAGCCTTGTTCCGTGCCATCTCGCATTTCATCTACAGCTTTTGCGATGTCAGCATCTGTCCATTGCTCTTCATTTTCTACATGGATCAGTTGGGTGAACGTCATTTCACTGCCTTGTCCCAATTCTTTCAGCTCCACAGTAATCGTATCTGCCAGTTCGCTGAATTGCGGCATCTTAAAAGTGAACACGATTTTTTCAGGCGAATTAATTTCAAGATACTCGCCGATTGCGCGGTAGTCTTTTCCACCACGGTGATCGACAATTTCCCAGCCGCCCCCTACTTTCGGGTCATTTTGAGCAACCTTGTTCGTCCCTTCTAAAGTAAAGAACCACTTTTTCATCATCACAGGATTCAGCCATGCGTCAAACACTTTTTCGGGCTTTACATCAAATTCTCTTTTCATCGTTAATGTCGTTGTTGAAATATTGTTCATTCAAATTCTCCTTTTAGTTTATTAATAACCTATTTACCGGAACTATTAAAACAATTGCTCCAATAAAAAAGCCTCCTGCGAGATTGCCCTCACAGGAGACTTGCTTCAACAATTATTCTCCGAAAACGATATGCCATTCAGCGCGGCCTGCTAAAAATTCTTCAGCTAATGCTTTTGCGCCTTCTAAGCTATGGCTTGCTGCCCAGCCACATTGTACTTCATTACATGCTGGAACAGACTCTGCCTTCAGCACATCTTGCAGTGTATTTTCAATAATCGTTAATACGCCGTCATAGTCATTGTAGTTCAGTAATGCCAAGTAGAAGCCTGTTTGGCAGCCCATTGGCGATAAATCAACGACATCTTCACTATGGTTGCGGATACGGTCTGCCATTAAATGCTCTAAAGAGTGAAGTGACGGCATTTCCATATGTGCTTTGTTCGGCTGTTTGAAACGTATATCGTATTTTGTTACGACATCGCCCTTCGCTCCTGTTTTTGTACCGGCAAGTCGTACGTATGGTGCTACTACTTTTGTATGATCTAAATCAAAGCTTTCTACATTTGTTTTCTCTGTTGTCATGTTGAATCCCCCTAGTTAGATAAATTGCATAGATTTAATAAATTGTTGAATCCGTTCATTATTATTCGATGTAAAGAAGTTTTCGGTTACGCCGTCATAGCCGATTTCACCGTTTTCCAGAAATAAAATCCGGTCTGCCACTTCGCGTGCAAAATTCAGGTTGTGCGTCACGATAATCATCGACTTGCCTTCTTCCGCCAAATCTTTCAGCACCTTCAGCACTTCCCCCTCAAGCTCGGGATCCAGTGCACTCGTCGGCTCATCGAACAGTAAAAACTGCGGCTCCATTGCCAATGCTCGTGCGATGGCGACACGCTGCTGCTGCCCGCCGGATAATTGAGAAGGATACTGGTCTGTTTTATGACTCAGGCCAACCTTCTCCAATAATTGCTGTGCCTTTTGTCTTGCAGCCGCTTTATCTTTCCTTAAAACGGTAACCGGTCCTTCCATCACATTTTCAAGCACTTTCATATGCGGGAACAGATTAAAGCTTTGGAATACCATCGCCGTATTTTGGCGAATCGAAAGCAGGTTCTTTTGAGAGATGGGTTTGTTCAGTTCAACTTTTTGATTACCGACTGTCAGGACTCCTTTTTCAGGTCGCTCCAATAAATTGATACAGCGTAAAAGCGTTGATTT
Above is a window of Solibacillus isronensis DNA encoding:
- a CDS encoding 4'-phosphopantetheinyl transferase family protein codes for the protein MTTIAYCKINEMPTDWQRYLPFLENDVVQRIGRMRKTEDQLRTVCAHLLTKMMLVTTYEMELSEIRFTKDSNGKYQLGQDLHFNLSHSGSYVACAISDFPVGIDVEQQVTRDFSLFQTLWSEEENHFYKLLEQEAFYALWTAKESYGKYKGFGLHDSLMEATIRQDGSIHHPASRVKARTIPFFPAPGYSAAVCLEDSLENVTHVQWAQIETFFREKVGEIDFNKPVTK
- a CDS encoding cytochrome P450; the encoded protein is MTNSVPKEEGIDHSLNLLREGYLYILNRRQSFHSDLFETRLLGKKAVCMGGKEAADLFYDNSKFKRAGVAPNRVAETLFGKKGVQTLDGDAHKHRKKMFMSIMSQDRLKKLNEIAAKQWDTALTKWQEMDDVVLYEEALEIMCRTACEWAGVPVEDKDMKKLADDFRAMFESATAIGPSHWAGRHARNRVEKWMGNLIDQVREGKLNPEEGTALYTFSWHRDLEGNLLDQEVASVEVINILRPIVAIAVYITFSALAAHHYPEERKKLQSGNEKNTQMFVQEVRRFYPFFPFAAAEVKADFTWKDYTFEKGTLTLLDLYGTNHDTNIWGNPEVFQPSRFENWDGSPFSFIPQGGGDYYLGHRCAGEWVTIEMMKVSLDFLVNQMTYDVPEQDLSYSKVSIPSLPKSKVVINNVQRV
- the dhbC gene encoding isochorismate synthase DhbC codes for the protein MVSKQKALIEHELLDEYEVGDFFIETPKRTILGKGVFMHVPAGEPFQNQMEGLSDRVASALKKAKEQGYPRPVVAGAVPFDYYKKACLLVPESIQIAPSLQQEERAVTASASVTVNRLVSNPSPEHYKQGVIQGIKRIKNGELDKIVLARSLEVGLNEPIDLPQLLRNLAYQNKHGYTFAAPIEYGNQKASLIGASPELLVSRQGMYAIANPLAGSRPRSEDPVENQRREEELLSSPKDLHEHAVVVEAVVKGLRPLLKTIEVPEKPSVVYTETMMHLSTVIKGELLKADTSSLDLAIALQPTPAVCGAPTEKARQAITEIEPFDRGFFTGTVGWCDAEGDGEWVVTIRCAEANGDSLRLFAGAGVVSESKPEEELAETGAKFQTMLCAMGIDTEQLKNI
- a CDS encoding 2,3-dihydro-2,3-dihydroxybenzoate dehydrogenase, which produces MNFQELRGKVALVTGGAQGIGASLVKSLATLGVKVAVIDYNEEKLRSHVIGLIEQDHEVFAFPADVGDSNAIDAVVEKVENEIGPIEMLVNVAGALATGPVESCTDRDWARIFSINTTGVFYVSRAVSRYMIQRNAGSIVTVGSNAASVPRISMAAYAASKAATVMFTKCLGLELAEHNIRCNIVSPGSTDTDMQRSMWSDDHGAEVMIKGMPETYKVGIPLKKIAQPDNIVGAILFFLSEHSSHITMSNLVVDGGATLGAS
- a CDS encoding alanine/glycine:cation symporter family protein, translating into MLEIVNFLNKYVWSNALVFLFLAVGLIFTLRTRFVQVRRFKDMITLLFEKNNDSAGISSFQALAMSLGSRIGTGNIVGVAAAISLGGPGAVFWMWVMGFLGAATSFIEITLSQIFKSKIEGEYRGGTPFYIYKGLNLKWFSIISATILIIVIGILWPTVQANTIALTAQESFNVPPLVTGLLLATLMAVIIYGGVKRIATVSEYLVPFMALAYVTICIALLVVNISEIPAMFSLIVTSALNLNATFAGLVGTAIAMGVQRGVFSSAAGLGTETFESGATSVSHPAKQGLVQAFSIYIDTFLICTATAFMILITGMYNVAPSAGEAIVSNIPGANPEIYTQSAMSTLISPTFGQYFMTISLFLFCFTTLITYFYKMDTNIAFIKETLNIGKAGKFITHAARIGLLGMVIFGAVNSATLIWAITDLGVGMLGWVNVITVVLLSKTALIALKDYDMQKRLGLNPTFNPLVLGIKNADFWEDLEARSSIPNTVPSKGKTVVAKKVQERLQPVPNPFSE
- a CDS encoding 3'-5' exonuclease, producing the protein MHIERLHIRIMITCSIVGFAKREALAASYPAEAIDELEQHGYIARTRYGHYYNTKLAAQYLRKFITTYSPRLKVPEMVELLKHAPEYVVVDIETTGGSAARGDKIVEIAALKIRNGEMVDLFHRFVNPEKPIKNSHIHGITNERVKDEQTISPVIHAFKDFLGDLPIVSHHIGFDWYSFLALEFFRNGIRPTNPAACTVLLARKYLDSPRNNLNVIAETYNIPLLNHHTADADAICANEILQLILKKATAQ
- a CDS encoding cupin domain-containing protein yields the protein MNSNQDYTAAQPQFTFDVNKNPLFVKDQHNFINLLGVGQLNTLDNISLLDIYLSANNVIEPHYHQNAAELVYCITGSAVVSILNPFTKQLMHFPISPGQVANVPQGWWHYEVATQNNTHLLAIFNAPTPEVILGSDLLKLTPANIMAHTYGMNENLWQQAVAPVRPNTFIGPPNPWQHTQPGNYGGGYEQ
- the thiW gene encoding energy coupling factor transporter S component ThiW, whose product is MNKTRKLTYSAIIAAITTILSSLVYIPLGFAKIFPIQHFANVVSAVLLGPWYAVLQAFLTSTLRNLMGTGSIFAYPGSMIGALLAAFLFTKTKKLAFAAVGEVIGTGLLGAMATYPIAILFLGQEAALFGFVPAFMMSSFAGALLGYGLLKVMVRNRAFGGMLYQNVG
- a CDS encoding VOC family protein; its protein translation is MKSAKPFLMFQGGVAEEAMNFYTSIIEDTEITSIVRYGANEGGDEGKVMQATFSIKGQEFMCIDSNLKHEFDFTPSFSIFITCDTEEETDHLYEKLLEGGHPLMPIGDYGFSKKFGWINDRYGVSWQINLA